The Magnolia sinica isolate HGM2019 chromosome 9, MsV1, whole genome shotgun sequence genome contains a region encoding:
- the LOC131255046 gene encoding uncharacterized protein LOC131255046 encodes MFLTQFISSKRSQKPTTHLLTFKQGNKEPLKDYITCFNEEALLVEDKDDKMALSTMFSGLKEGKFTFSIGKNPPTTLAELKNTPTPRNSLIPGRTSKGQRLLNWLVYMKTDVENRDKRKYCWFHRDHGHNTSNCVDLKDKIDTLIRKGHLHWYTKEERARKADFQSSNPKHYVHLAERLRKELHVNPCSLTFTEDDAQGIHHPHDDDLVVAMTIANYKVFRILVDTGSSADIIDSEVFERIGIDRSCLRPMKTPLHGFAGDKVVNVPLVHNVILSRPSLDAMRAVVSTYHLMMKFPIEGGVKYLRGDQREAQRCYVKDIRKGSVKQALTINVLDPTEDSPEDLETFPLEKADPNKTVQLESSLNFEQRSQMITFLQQYRDIFVWSHEDMPSISLEVMVHKLNVDPDHKPIKQKRSIRC; translated from the exons ATGTTCCTTACCCAGTTTATCTCTAGTAAGAGGAGTCAGAAGCCGACTACCCATCTATTGACCTTCAAGCAGGGAAACAAAGAACCACTAAAGGATTACATTACCTGCTTCAATGAGGAGGCGCTGTTAGTGGAAGATAAAGATGATAAAATGGCACTCTCGACCATGTTCAGCGGACTCAAAGAGGGGAAGTTCACCTTCTCAATTGGGAAAAATCCACCAACTACCCTGGCTGAGCTCAAAAATACACCAACGCCGAGGAATTCTCTAATTCCTGGAAGAACATCTAA GGGTCAGAGACTCCTAAACTGGCTTGTCTACATGAAGACTGATGTGGAGAACCGGGATAAGCGCAAGTACTGCTGGTTCCATCGTGATCACGGCCATAACACGAGCAACTGTGTGGATCTCAAGGATAAAATCGATACCCTTATTCGCAAGGGTCATTTGCACTGGTACACCAAGGAGGAGAG GGCTCGTAAAGCTGACTTTCAGAGTTCCAACCCCAAACACTATGTCCACTTAGCTGAAAGACTGAGGAAAGAGCTCCATGTCAACCCTTGCAGCCTAACTTTCACAGAGGATGACGCACAAGGAATCCATCATCCGCATGACGATGACCTCGTGGTGGCTATGACCATAGCTAACTATAAGGTCTTCCGTATCCTGGTTGACACGGGGAGCTCGGCTGACATCATTGACTCCGAGGTATTCGAGAGAATAGGTATCGACAGATCATGCCTCCGACCCATGAAGACCCCTCTACACGGCTTTGCTGGGGATAAG GTTGTCAATGTGCCGTTGGTGCATAATGTTATTCTAAGCCGACCTTCCCTTGATGCGATGAGGGCGGTTGTGTCCACGTACCACTTGATGATGAAATTCCCAATCGAAGGTGGGGTCAAATACCTACGAGGGGACCAACGTGAAGCTCAAAGATGTtatgtaaaagatataagaaaAGGTTCAGTGAAACAGGCCCTCACTATTAACGTCCTCGATCCCACGGAAGATTCCCCCGAGGACTTGGAGACCTTCCCGCTTGAAAAAGCCGACCCCAACAAAACTGTTCAACTTGAGTCTTCGCTGAATTTCGAGCAGAGGTCTCAAATGATAACTTTCTTACAACAGTACAGGGACATCTTCGTGTGGTCACATGAAGACATGCCGAGCATATCTCTCGAGGTCATGGTCCACAAACTGAACGTGGATCCAGATCATAAACCAATAAAACAGAAGAGGAGCATTCGATGCTGA